TGTATCTTGCAAACCTCCAAAAAATTTCCCCCTCAATCCTGGAAGCGGCCGAAATTGATGGTGCAAGTGAAAGCCAAATTCTTCTTCATATTATTTTTCCTTTCATGCAAGGTGTCATTATGACCACTACAATATTTGCAATAACAGGCAGCCTAAAATCTTTCGACCTCATCTATGCCATGACGGGAGGCGGCCCTGCCCATTTTACCGAAGTAATTGCAATTTATATGTATACAAACACCTTTAAATACTACAAGTACGGTTTCGGTAGTGCAGTCTCGATCATCATCGTATTGCTGAGTGTCGGGCTGATTTTTCTTTTACAGATACTCTCCCGACGCCTTGACAGAAAATACTCGTGAGGAAATGAAGTGATGTTGCAGTCGAAAAATCTTTGGAAAATTTTTTCCTATTTTGTGATGATTCTCTTTTCGATACTAACCATCGGTCCTCTTTTGTGGCTTCTGTACAGTTCTTTCAAACCCCATGCGGCGATCGTTCGAAGCCCTCTTGCTTTTCCCTCCGGATTCTATGTTGAAAACTATATACGGTCATGGCGACTGGGAAAATTGGGAATTTATTTTTTAAACAGTATAATCTATGCGACAGTTCCCACAATCATAACCGTTTTTTTCGCCATGTCCTCCGGTTATGCTTTTTCAAAATTCCATTTTCGTTCTTCGCATGTACTGTACGGCATATATCTCACAGGACTCCTGGTAACTGTCCACTCTGTCATTGTGCCGCTATTTATCCTTGAGACCAGGATTGGAATCGATAATACACGTCTGGGCGTAATCATTCCTTATATTGCCTTTGCGCTTCCGTTTCAAATCTTTCTATCAACCAGCTATATAAAAGGTATCCCCGATTCTTTAGAAGAGGCCGCGCTCATCGACGGGGCATCCTATCTTGCAATTTTCATGAAAATCATTATTCCTGTCGCTACTCCGATCATAGCGACAATGACCATTTTTACATTCCTGAGTAATTGGAACGAATTCATATTGGTTCTGACTTTAACCAGCAGGGTGGCCATCCGCTCTCTGCCAGTCGGCATTAATAGCTTTGCCGGAGGGATGTCAAGAGATTACGGCCTACAGTTTGCAGCCCTGGTAGTGGGAACCGCCCCCATGATTGTCTTCTATCTCTTTTTTCATGAGCAGCTTGCGAAAGGATTTTCCGCAGGTGTTTCCAAGGAGTAGTACATTATCATCATGAAACATAGCCTATCACTCATACCACAAGTCAACGGAAACATAGCTGACGAAAAGACACGCTTCGCGCTTTCCTCAGATTCACTTATTCAGATAGAGCCGGGATTTGAATTCGCAGCGGAAGATCTGCTTCGCTTTCTCGAACGCCGTTACGATTTGAGGCTGACCATATCAAGCCATACAGCCCTTCCTATCTTTGAGCATACACAAGCTGGGATCATTAATTTCTGCCATGACAGTGGTATGTTTCACCCGGAAGGATACCAAATCACAATCGCAAACGGAATCTGCGATATTACCGCACAAACCGCGACAGGTGCTTTATACGCCGTTCAAACCATAAAACAACTGTTTCATTCCGCAGTACCGGAGCTTCCTGCAGTAAAAGTGTACGATGAACCCTTATACCGCTGGAGAGGCTTTATGCTCGACTCGGCTCGTCATTTTTGCTCCGTAAGCGAAATCGAACGGATTCTGGACATGATGTTGTATCTCAAAATGAACAAATTTCATTGGCACCTCACAGACGATCAGGGCTGGCGAATAGAGATAAACGACTATCCGCTATTATCACAGGTCGGCGGACTTTCTGCTCCTTCTCCTGGTTTTTACACTACCGAAGAACTTCATTACGTCGTCTCCTATGCCGAAGAACGAGGAATTACCGTTATACCTGAGGTCGACCTGCCCGGCCATTGTCTTTCGTTACTTGCCGCTTATCCAGAGTTGGGATGTAGTGGCGGTCCCTATGTCATTCCATCGGAGCCTGGCATTTTTTATGAACTCCTGTGCCTCGGTAACGATGACGCATTAAGCTTTTCAAAGCGACTCATCGATTATATCTGCGAGATTTTTCCAGGTCCATGGATTCATATCGGCGGTGATGAAATTCCGACGAGACGCTGGAAGGAGTGCCCCAAGTGCCAAAAGCGTATAAAGGAAGAACACCTGTCGAATAGCAGAGAACTCCATACATGGTTCGCCAATAGGATCCAGGAATATGCAGCGGCAAAAGGGAAAAATCTCATAACATGGAACGACGGCATCGATGAGAAGCTTTCCCGTGATATTATTTGTCAATTCTGGTTCCCATATCATAATGCATACGAAAAAGCGGTGGCAGAATCCAAACGGGGAAGAAAATTCATTATGTCTGACTATTTCTCTACCTATCTAGATCTGTCACAAGCAGTAGTACCGCTAAAAGCTACCTATGCGTATACAGGCCAGTTACATGCCGGCAAAGAGGCGGCGCAGGAGCATGCCATTCTTGGTATCGAGGCTCCCCTGTGGAGCGAACACATATCTGATAGAAGGAGTAGGGACAAGCAGCTCTTTCCAAGAATCCTTGCAGTGGCAGAATCCTGCTGGACGGATGCAGAGGCGAAAAACCTACACAATTTCATCAAACGGGTAGATCATCTCAAAGGTTTCTTCCAAACAGAGTTTTCCATTGACGGAAACATGTATCGGA
The sequence above is a segment of the Sediminispirochaeta bajacaliforniensis DSM 16054 genome. Coding sequences within it:
- a CDS encoding carbohydrate ABC transporter permease, coding for MLQSKNLWKIFSYFVMILFSILTIGPLLWLLYSSFKPHAAIVRSPLAFPSGFYVENYIRSWRLGKLGIYFLNSIIYATVPTIITVFFAMSSGYAFSKFHFRSSHVLYGIYLTGLLVTVHSVIVPLFILETRIGIDNTRLGVIIPYIAFALPFQIFLSTSYIKGIPDSLEEAALIDGASYLAIFMKIIIPVATPIIATMTIFTFLSNWNEFILVLTLTSRVAIRSLPVGINSFAGGMSRDYGLQFAALVVGTAPMIVFYLFFHEQLAKGFSAGVSKE
- a CDS encoding beta-N-acetylhexosaminidase, yielding MKHSLSLIPQVNGNIADEKTRFALSSDSLIQIEPGFEFAAEDLLRFLERRYDLRLTISSHTALPIFEHTQAGIINFCHDSGMFHPEGYQITIANGICDITAQTATGALYAVQTIKQLFHSAVPELPAVKVYDEPLYRWRGFMLDSARHFCSVSEIERILDMMLYLKMNKFHWHLTDDQGWRIEINDYPLLSQVGGLSAPSPGFYTTEELHYVVSYAEERGITVIPEVDLPGHCLSLLAAYPELGCSGGPYVIPSEPGIFYELLCLGNDDALSFSKRLIDYICEIFPGPWIHIGGDEIPTRRWKECPKCQKRIKEEHLSNSRELHTWFANRIQEYAAAKGKNLITWNDGIDEKLSRDIICQFWFPYHNAYEKAVAESKRGRKFIMSDYFSTYLDLSQAVVPLKATYAYTGQLHAGKEAAQEHAILGIEAPLWSEHISDRRSRDKQLFPRILAVAESCWTDAEAKNLHNFIKRVDHLKGFFQTEFSIDGNMYRRDPFVLIRFLKKAIRIISMLRQAVSPNREK